The sequence below is a genomic window from Nostoc flagelliforme CCNUN1.
AAACCTTAGACCAGTAGAAGGCGATCGCTATTAACCCAAGTTGCTAGTTATCAAAAAGTGCCTTTGCTTAAGTACAAAATTTTATTATTTGGTATTTATCAGTACTTAAAAATGGGCTTTTTGTATCAATTTGATACCGTTTATGGACACTAACTAGCAACTTACGTTATTATTTAGAAGGTGTGGGTTATCTAATTGGCGATATCAGCTGCAAATTTAATGCCCGGTCTGGCTATATTCGCTGTGCTGTCAATCCCGATGGGCCATGTAATGGTTGTTGTCACTACCAATCTAGAGAGTTGAGAGGTGATAGTGAAAAAAGGGCTTAAGAGACATAACCTCTCCCACAGGAGCCTTATGCCTCCTGCCTTATCCTAACGACAAATATTTACGCCGACCTACTTTCTGCGATTGACTTATTTGAACAGGCTATTCAATCATTGTTAGAGATTCTCAACAAGTTAATTTTCAATTCCTTAACTTTAGACTAGAGTTACCTAAAAAATACAGAGGTTAACGTCAATGAACCAACTCAATATATTAATGTTAGGCCCTAATTTAGAACAAAATGGAGGAATAGCAACACTTGAAAAACTGATAATTAAATATAGTCTCCCTCATATAAAAATCCAGCATATAACCACTCATGACGAAGGCTCAATTGCCTACAGAGTAATTGTTTTCGCCAAAGCTTTAGCTACATTTTTATGGAAATTATCAAGTCAAAAAATAGATGTTGTACACATTCATATTTCCGATGGTGGTAGCACTTTCCGAAAAGCGATTTGTTGTGTTGTTGCCTTTATCTTTGATAAGCCCGTATTGATGCACACTAATGGTGCCGAATTTCATCTAAGATACCCTAAACTTCCTCAACGAGTACAGCAAGTTTTAAATAAAATATTTCAGCGCTGCCAAGGGTTTATTGTTCTTTCAGAAAGTTGGCAAGATTACTATGTGTTGAATCTAGGTTTAAATCCCAAGCAAGTTATTATCTTGCCTAACCCCTCCGAATTAGCTACAGAGCTTCCTGACCGCAAAAATCGAACTCAAATCAGTTTCGTCTGTTGTGGGCGAGTTGGTCAACGCAAAGGGACATTTGATTTGATTAAGACATTTGCTAACCTGTCGGATCATCAAAGAAAATGTACTCGGCTAATTCTGGCAGGAGATGGTGAAATCGAAAAAGCGCAGCAGTTGGCTGCTAGTTTCAACGTTGCAGACAAGGTAACTTTTTTGGGTTGGATTAATTCCGAAAAACGGGATGAAGTGTTGTCACAAGCAGATGTGTTTATTTTGCCTTCTTACAATGAAGGTTTGCCTTTGGCAATTCTGGAAGCTATGGGTTGGGGATTGCCCGTGATTTCAACTCCCGTAGGAGGCATTTCTGAATTAGTAATTTCAAATCAAAATGGTCTGCTAGTTACCCCAGGAAACATTCAACAATTGTCAGAAGCTATGGAATTGTTAATTGGAAATGAAACTTTACGGCTCTCTCTGGGGAGTGCTGCTAGGAAAACTGTTGAACCATTTGATATTAAAAATTATTCCATCCGTTTAGCCGATATTTATCATAGTCTGATACTCCGCCGTTAATCAGCTGCATGAGTTGAGACACTTAAGTTTGACTCGAACATCTGACACCTGACAGCGCTCACGCTTAACGATTCCCAAGTTTTACCTGGAAATGGTAAAATTATGGCAATTATAATTTGTATTTACAAACACTTTGAATATTTGTGTTTGCATGGTCAAATAAGAATGATTTAATATAATTCGTGCAAAAGTGGAAATCTGCGTCATTTTCTTTGCAGATGATGAAAATTACTATTAGCTTTTGCGGAATATCTAATAACTACATGATTATTTAACGATGAACAACGCGATCGCTCAGACAACAGCATTATTATCAACTTGCGCTTTACTACTAACAGGCTGTGGTGGTGGTGGCTCTGTGACAAATTCTCCAAATAGTACTACAAATAACACTACAACTAACACCACCCAGACTACGACTACATCAGGTGCTATTCCCATCGGTATTGCTTTAGCACAAACCAGCAACGTAGCATTACTTGGTCAAGAGGGATTCGTGGGAGCCAGAATTGCCGAAAAGTATTTCAATAGTAAAGGTGGTATTAATGGCACTCCGATTAAATTAGTAACCCAAGATACTAGTGGTGATGAAGCTGGAGCAATTAACGCTTTTCAAACTTTAATTAACAAAGATAAAGTTGTCGGTATTGTTGGCCCTACTTTATCACAGCAAGCTTTTAGTGCTGACCCCATCGCCGAACGTGCTAAAGTCCCAGTTATTGGCGCATCAAATACCGCAAACGGAATTCCAGAAATCGGTGATTATGTAGCTCGTGTATCTGCTCCCGTCTCTATAGTTGCTCCTAATTCGCTGAAAGCTGCACTCAAGCAGAATCCTCAAATTAGAAAAGTGGCAGTTTTTTATGCCCAAAATGATGCATTTAACAAATCAGAAACGGAGATTTTTCAAAAAGCAGTAAAAGACCAAGGGCTAGAATTAGTAACAGTTCAAAAGTTGCAAACTACTGATACAGACTTTCAAGCCCAAGCTACCAATGCACTTAACTTAAAACCAGATTTAGTAATTATTTCGGGGCTAGCGGCTGATGGTGGTAACTTAGTGCGACAACTGCGAGAACTGGGTTATAAAGGTATAATTATTGGTGGTAATGGTCTGAATACACCAAATGTTTTATCAGTGTGCAAAGCACTGTGCGATGGCGTGCTGATTGCTCAAGCTTACAGTCCTGAATATCCTGGTGAGATTAATAAGGTATTTCGCCAAACCTATATTGAGCAATACAAGAAAGAACCAGCCCAATTTACTGGTCAATCTTTTGCTGCGGTGCAGGTGTATGTTGAAGCTCTTAAAGAGTTGGATAAAAAAACCAAAATCAGCACATTACCTCTTGATAAACTGCGGACAGAATTGAACAAGCAAATACTTGCTGGAAAGTATAATACTCCTTTAGGTGAGATTGCTTTTACACCAGTAGGTGATGTGATTCAAAAGGAATTTTACGTTGCCCAAATTAAGATGGATAAAGATGGAAACACTGGAAAGTTCGTATTTATAAAATAGTTGCAATATGGATATAACTCTATTTCTGCAACAATTTTTGAACGGATTATCTATCGGTAGTATCTATGCAATTTTTGCGTTGGGATATACCTTAGTTTATTCTATTTTGGGCATCATTAATTTAGCTCATGGCGCGATTTTTACCTTGGGTGCATATTTCACTTATACACTCATGGGTGGTAGCTTTGGATTTAACGGCTTGCTAGCGAATGCAACCTTGCCGATAAACTTACCATTTGCTATAGCCTTGATTTTAGCAAGTACCTTGGCAGGATTGGTAGGGGTAGTGATGGAACGGGTTGCTTTTCAACCTTTGCGCCGTCAAGGATCTGATCCTTTACTAACTGTTGTTTCCAGCTTGGGGGTAGGAGTCGTAATTGTAAATTTAATCCAGTATTTAGTAGGGGCAGAAAGTTACACATACCCCGCAAATACTTACGGTAATTTGCCACCTGCGATTAATTTTGGTAGTGCAGATAATCCAATTCCTATTCGCAGCGTTCAGGTGGTAATTTTTGCTGTATCAGTGGTGATTGTGGCAATTCTTACCTATTTTATCAATCGGACTAAATATGGTAAGGCAATGCAAGCGATCGCAGAAGATCCAACTACAGCTAGTTTGTTAGGAATTAATAGCGATCGCTTTATCATCCTAACATTCTTCATCAGCAGTTTTTTAGCAGGATTAGCAGGAACTTTAGTCGCCTCTAGTGTTAGTATTGCTGGGCCATATTTTGGTATTACTTTTGGTTTGCGGGGTTTAGCAGTAATTGTCTTAGGTGGTTTAGGTAGTATTCCAGGTGCAGTGGTGGGAGGCTTAGTAATTGGATTAGTCGAGGCGTTTGTTCCTGCTGAATTCTCTGGATATAAAGACGCAGTAGCCTTTGGAATTTTGTTTATCATGCTATTAGTTAGACCCCAAGGTTTACTAGGACGGCGGTTTATTCAAAAAGTTTAAAGAGACGTAGCAGGGCTATTTCATTCTCATCTAGCCCGCCTCAGAATGAATTCTGAGTCTAATAGCAAAAGTCGTCTAAAGACGACTAAGAAAAGGTTCTAGTCCGTTTGAACTGACTTTAGTTAAAAGCCTCTGAACTTTAGTTCTGGGCGGTTTATGTCAAGAACGAAATAGTCCTGGGAGACATAGTGCTATGAAAACATACACCAAACCAAAATTAACTTTTGAGCAATTTTTGTCACAGTGTCCAGAAGAAGGTTTATATGAACTTGTGGATAGGGAAATTGTAGAAGTGCGTGCAACTAGAAATCATGATGATGTCGCTGATTTTATATTGTTTAGTTTCAGTGATGAAATTAGGCGAACAAACTTAAATTATGTAATAAAAAACACAGTAGTCTTTAAAACTATGACTGCCAATGGAATAGAGCAAGGGCGCAAGCCTGATGTAAGTGTTATAGATAAAGATGTATGGTGTTCAAATCGTTCTGCTTACTCTGCACTTGAAGAACCCATTCAGTTAGCTGTAGAGGTGACATCAACTAATTGCGAAGATGACTATATTGATAAATTGGATGAATATCAACGTTTAGCTATTACAGAATATTGGATTGTAGATTATTTAGCAATTGGGCTAAGAGAGTATTTAGGAAATCCAAAACTTCCTGCTATATTTGTTTTCCTATCAGATGCTGAGGGAAAATATCAACGCACACTGTTTAGAGGTTCAGAACGGATTGTGTCACGAAGTTTTCCTGAACTGGCGCTGACAGCAGACCAAATATTAACAGCTTAATAGGTTATAAAAGCAATAGTTTGATTAAGCTTAATCAAAGTTTTTTAAAATGGCTGATTTTTTTGCTACTTATGGTTCTCTAATTGTCTCTATGGTATTAGGGGCGCTAATAGGGTTATCGCTTTACTTACCGCTAATGACAGGACAATTATCTTTAGCTAGCCCAGGATTTTATGCTTTAGGTGGGTATATTGCAGCAATTTTATCCACAAAAGTTTTGACATCTAGCAGTAGTTTATTCCCCATTCCATTGTTGTTATTGGAGATGTTAATTGCTGGTGTAATTTGTGGTTTATTGGGTGTAATAGTGGGAATTCCAGCGTTGAGATTGCGAGGAATTTATTTAGCGATCGCTACTATAGCTTTTGTGGAAGTTCTGCGTGTCATCTCCCTAAATCTAGATATTACAGGCGGTGCTGTTGGAATTTTTGGCATTCCTCAACCTTTCCAAACACCAATTGAATATTTATGGATTGCTTTGCCCTTACTATTAATTAGTATGGTGTTGCTTTATCGTTTAGAACGCATCCGTGTAGGAAGGGCTTTTATCGCTATCCGCGAAGATGAATTAGCTGCGGGTGCAATGGGAATTGATCCCACTTATTACAAAGTGTTGGCATTTACACTAGGGGCTATACTTGCAGGGGTTGTAGGTGCAATTAGTGCCCACTTCCTTAATACCTGGAATGCTCGTCAAGGTACTTTTGATTCCAGTATTATATATTTAACTTTTGTTTTGATTGGTGGTTCGAGAACTTTTTTAGGACCGGTAATTGGAGGTATGGTATTTACAGCCTTACCAGAGATTCTGCGAAGTCTTGCTGATACTGCTGGTTTACCTAATTGGTTAGGACAATTTTTGCGCGATGGGAGATTAATTATTTTTGGCTTACTAATAGTAATAGGTACAATCTTTTTCCCTCAAGGGCTAATTACCCCAGATATTTTTCAAAGACGGAAAATCAGGAATAAACGAACCGCCAAGGACGCATAGACACAAAGTGGCTTCCCCCAGGGTAGGGTACAAAGTAAGAAAAGTTTTAGAGAGTTCTTACATAAGTCTTATATTCATAATAATATGCAAAAATGTCACATAGTATTCCAGAAGCTAACAGCAGTATTATCTTAGAAGCAAGAGCATTGACTCGGCGCTTTGGTGGTCTAGTAGCGGTTAATAATGTATCTTTTAGTGTAAAAAAACATGAGATTTTTGGACTGATTGGCCCTAATGGTGCTGGCAAAACAACACTATTTAATTTGATTACCGGCTTCATTCCACCTTCTAGCGGTAAATTAATTTATCAAGATGCAGAAATCTCCCAACAGCGTCCTCATCAAATTGCTGCTTTAGGTATCGCTCGTACTTTTCAAAATATCCGCTTGTTTGGAGAATTATCGGCGTTAGAAAATGTAATTATTGCTCGGCATTTACACACTAAAAGTAATATGATTGCAGGAGTTTTGGGATTACCACCAGCGCCTAGTGAAGAACTTAAAACTAAGCAGAAAGCTTTAGATTTATTGGATTTGGTGGGATTAAGCGATCGCGCTGACGAAAAAGCCAAAAACTTTGCCTATGGCGATCAACGTCGGCTAGAAATTGCCCGTGCTTTAGCATTACAACCGCAAGTCTTACTTCTCGATGAACCTGCGGCGGGGATGAACCCCAACGAAAAGCAGCAACTCAGTGAATTTATCCGTAGCCTGCGCGATCGCTTCAATTTAACGATCATCCTTATAGAACACCATGTACCGTTGGTTATGGGTTTGTGCGATCGCATTGCGGTGTTAGATTTTGGGCAATTGATTGCATTGGGTGAACCAGCAGTTGTCAGAAATGATCCGGCTGTAATTGAAGCTTATTTAGGGATTGAATGAATTTATGTAGACAGAATTACTACAAATTCGTCTAAAGAACTCACTGCGATCGCACTATCCATCAAAGTTTCTAATTTTTCCACACTTTCACCCTCAAGCCTTGCTTCCACTTCATGAGGAATTTCACCAAAACGTCGTCGCAATACCCGGATTAACTGCCGTTGTACACCCTGCTGAAGACCTAGCTGAATACCTCTTTGCTCAATTTCCTGATACCAAGGCGATTCTCGCAATACTGCCATATCCCACCTCATGATTTGTTGCACTAAAGGCGTATCTAACACAAAGCTAGCAAAAAATGCCAGCAATGATTCTAACTCGTTCAACTGTGCATCTGCTCGTAGCGTCTGTAATGCGCGTTGCACAACTGATACCTCTCCCCCTCCTGGCAGGATTGGCACAAAGGGTAACAACGATGGTAGTGGTTGCCCAAATACTATTTCAGCATCAATTTCCCACAAATTAATCACCCGATAATCTTGAATGGCACGTAAGCCCAAAAATTCCTGCTCGTAACTGTTGACAATAGTTAAGGTAGATGGGGGCGGTAAAATGTTGATCAGTACTGGGTAAGTTGGCAATCGGTAGCGTTCTTGTGCCAGAGCAGTATATGCTCTCATGCGTAGAGGCATCTGTGCCGTGTAACGCAACTGTAGTTCATTTAGTACTAGAAAATCTCCGTGAGTAGCACTGTATGCCTTCACCAAAACATCTGTTTCACGGCTAATCCACTGAAATTCAGAGCCGAGAATTTCTTTCGCCACGACTTCAGGACGCTGTGTCACCCACTGTACCCATGCATCGGGAGCTAAATTAATTAGTCGTTTGCTACCAATATCTGCTACTTTTGCCACAGGACGCTTGATATCTTTATCAGTAATTAATGGTACATCATAAAGATTGCGGTATTCTAGCGTTAGTTTTTAAGTTGCAGCAATGTCTACGCACTGTTTTAAGAAATGTATGATTGATGTATCTTAGGTTTTGAATCAACATTTCTGGATGTAAACCGCCGATGAAATCCGATAGTAAGCCAAACTATACAATTTTAGAAGCTCAAGAACTTGATGTTAATTATGGTGGTATCCAAGCTCTAAAAAAGATTAATTTAATTATTCAAAAAGGCGAGGTAGTTACTCTAATTGGTGCTAATGGTGCTGGTAAAACTACCACACTCCGCGCTATCTCTAAAGTAGTTAATCCTAAGAGTGGCGTAATTATTTATAATGGACATAATATTAACCGCCGCCAAACTCACGAAGTTGTACAACTTGGTATCGCCCATTGTCCAGAAGGACGCAGAGTATTAGCGCGGCAAACAGTATTTGATAATTTGCTTTTGGGTGCTTATATTCGCTCCAATCAAGCTGAGGTAAAAGAAGATATTCAGCGACAATTTGAGCTATTTCCGCGTTTGTCACAAAGACGCAATCAACTAGCAGGAACCCTCAGTGGTGGTGAACAACAAATGTTAGCGATCGCTCGTGCTGTAATGAGTAAACCACAACTATTACTTTTAGACGAGCCTAGCTTAGGTTTAGCACCTGCGATCGTCCGGGAAATCTTCTCTATTATTGAGAATCTCCGGGCTACAGGCGTGACTATTCTGTTAGTTGAACAAAACGCTAATCTGGCACTACAAATTGCCGATCGCGGTTATGTTTTAGAAGCTGGTTCTATAACTTTAACAGGCACAGCATCAGAATTAATTAGTGATGAGCGAGTTAAAAAAGCTTATTTAGGGTGATTAATTAAATGAAAACTTGGGAGGTACAAGCAAATGGTAAAATCAGCAACTAAACCCCTAACCTTAGAAGAGTTTTTGAAACTACCAGAAACAAAGCCTAGCTCAGAATACATTAATGGTCAAATTCTTCAAAAGCCAATGCCTCAAGGAAAACATAGCAAATTACAGGGGAAGTTAGTCACAGGTA
It includes:
- a CDS encoding glycosyltransferase family 4 protein, producing MNQLNILMLGPNLEQNGGIATLEKLIIKYSLPHIKIQHITTHDEGSIAYRVIVFAKALATFLWKLSSQKIDVVHIHISDGGSTFRKAICCVVAFIFDKPVLMHTNGAEFHLRYPKLPQRVQQVLNKIFQRCQGFIVLSESWQDYYVLNLGLNPKQVIILPNPSELATELPDRKNRTQISFVCCGRVGQRKGTFDLIKTFANLSDHQRKCTRLILAGDGEIEKAQQLAASFNVADKVTFLGWINSEKRDEVLSQADVFILPSYNEGLPLAILEAMGWGLPVISTPVGGISELVISNQNGLLVTPGNIQQLSEAMELLIGNETLRLSLGSAARKTVEPFDIKNYSIRLADIYHSLILRR
- a CDS encoding ABC transporter substrate-binding protein, with amino-acid sequence MNNAIAQTTALLSTCALLLTGCGGGGSVTNSPNSTTNNTTTNTTQTTTTSGAIPIGIALAQTSNVALLGQEGFVGARIAEKYFNSKGGINGTPIKLVTQDTSGDEAGAINAFQTLINKDKVVGIVGPTLSQQAFSADPIAERAKVPVIGASNTANGIPEIGDYVARVSAPVSIVAPNSLKAALKQNPQIRKVAVFYAQNDAFNKSETEIFQKAVKDQGLELVTVQKLQTTDTDFQAQATNALNLKPDLVIISGLAADGGNLVRQLRELGYKGIIIGGNGLNTPNVLSVCKALCDGVLIAQAYSPEYPGEINKVFRQTYIEQYKKEPAQFTGQSFAAVQVYVEALKELDKKTKISTLPLDKLRTELNKQILAGKYNTPLGEIAFTPVGDVIQKEFYVAQIKMDKDGNTGKFVFIK
- a CDS encoding branched-chain amino acid ABC transporter permease; translation: MDITLFLQQFLNGLSIGSIYAIFALGYTLVYSILGIINLAHGAIFTLGAYFTYTLMGGSFGFNGLLANATLPINLPFAIALILASTLAGLVGVVMERVAFQPLRRQGSDPLLTVVSSLGVGVVIVNLIQYLVGAESYTYPANTYGNLPPAINFGSADNPIPIRSVQVVIFAVSVVIVAILTYFINRTKYGKAMQAIAEDPTTASLLGINSDRFIILTFFISSFLAGLAGTLVASSVSIAGPYFGITFGLRGLAVIVLGGLGSIPGAVVGGLVIGLVEAFVPAEFSGYKDAVAFGILFIMLLVRPQGLLGRRFIQKV
- a CDS encoding Uma2 family endonuclease; translation: MKTYTKPKLTFEQFLSQCPEEGLYELVDREIVEVRATRNHDDVADFILFSFSDEIRRTNLNYVIKNTVVFKTMTANGIEQGRKPDVSVIDKDVWCSNRSAYSALEEPIQLAVEVTSTNCEDDYIDKLDEYQRLAITEYWIVDYLAIGLREYLGNPKLPAIFVFLSDAEGKYQRTLFRGSERIVSRSFPELALTADQILTA
- a CDS encoding branched-chain amino acid ABC transporter permease is translated as MADFFATYGSLIVSMVLGALIGLSLYLPLMTGQLSLASPGFYALGGYIAAILSTKVLTSSSSLFPIPLLLLEMLIAGVICGLLGVIVGIPALRLRGIYLAIATIAFVEVLRVISLNLDITGGAVGIFGIPQPFQTPIEYLWIALPLLLISMVLLYRLERIRVGRAFIAIREDELAAGAMGIDPTYYKVLAFTLGAILAGVVGAISAHFLNTWNARQGTFDSSIIYLTFVLIGGSRTFLGPVIGGMVFTALPEILRSLADTAGLPNWLGQFLRDGRLIIFGLLIVIGTIFFPQGLITPDIFQRRKIRNKRTAKDA
- a CDS encoding ABC transporter ATP-binding protein, producing the protein MSHSIPEANSSIILEARALTRRFGGLVAVNNVSFSVKKHEIFGLIGPNGAGKTTLFNLITGFIPPSSGKLIYQDAEISQQRPHQIAALGIARTFQNIRLFGELSALENVIIARHLHTKSNMIAGVLGLPPAPSEELKTKQKALDLLDLVGLSDRADEKAKNFAYGDQRRLEIARALALQPQVLLLDEPAAGMNPNEKQQLSEFIRSLRDRFNLTIILIEHHVPLVMGLCDRIAVLDFGQLIALGEPAVVRNDPAVIEAYLGIE
- a CDS encoding DUF4351 domain-containing protein, which gives rise to MAKVADIGSKRLINLAPDAWVQWVTQRPEVVAKEILGSEFQWISRETDVLVKAYSATHGDFLVLNELQLRYTAQMPLRMRAYTALAQERYRLPTYPVLINILPPPSTLTIVNSYEQEFLGLRAIQDYRVINLWEIDAEIVFGQPLPSLLPFVPILPGGGEVSVVQRALQTLRADAQLNELESLLAFFASFVLDTPLVQQIMRWDMAVLRESPWYQEIEQRGIQLGLQQGVQRQLIRVLRRRFGEIPHEVEARLEGESVEKLETLMDSAIAVSSLDEFVVILST
- a CDS encoding ABC transporter ATP-binding protein, which translates into the protein MKSDSKPNYTILEAQELDVNYGGIQALKKINLIIQKGEVVTLIGANGAGKTTTLRAISKVVNPKSGVIIYNGHNINRRQTHEVVQLGIAHCPEGRRVLARQTVFDNLLLGAYIRSNQAEVKEDIQRQFELFPRLSQRRNQLAGTLSGGEQQMLAIARAVMSKPQLLLLDEPSLGLAPAIVREIFSIIENLRATGVTILLVEQNANLALQIADRGYVLEAGSITLTGTASELISDERVKKAYLG